The genome window acacctgctgccacactcgtCTGAAGCCATCGATCACTTTTTACATAAGCAGAATGTCTGTCTGTAGGTCGTGGAATGTGGACAAGCTCCACAGTGTGACCTTTGCCGTTTGTAACGTGACACTCTGGTGGGTTTGATCACCTGATGGTGACACTGACCTCAGGTTTGCTTTGTTTGGTTATTTGAGTCCATTCAGGACTGTGTCATCACAGTTGTCACAAAGTAATTTaagttgaggttttttttcagtgagttTTAGGTAATTCTTTGGTGGGATTGAACATGCCCTGAGAACCCTCCTGGCCTGGGGCATTTGTTGATTGACTTCAGCTCCCACATGACGATGGACGATGAAAGTAGTCACAAGCACATCACAGTCTCTCGATATTTCAGTttgctctgtctgtttctccagAAGTCAAGCAGCAAATGGCTTCACACCTCCTTTATTTACCAATCAGTGACTtcagcattgtgtgtgttttttgagtgtGGACCAAAAACAAAGAGTTCATTACCAGGGTCTGATTGAAGACTGGCATACGTGTCAGATTATGgggattacatttttgtttttgctttttgttttgttttttaaacccaccttaagaaaatgtttgatttattttagtcaTCTACTCATTAAGGCTGCTTGTTGTGGTCAAATTGGttatataaagaaaatgttaatcAATTGATAGATGATTAAAATGATATGTTTGCTCCTGATTTAAAGTTCAggcatctttttttgtttttttgtgtgccttTTTTTATGTATCACAGAGTTGTCTTTAAATCAATTACAGTATGTCAGGATTGAAGCGCACTCTACTTTCAGCACAGTGAGTCTAGAGCACCATCTACTGTTTAACTTCCTCGGTGCAAAACAGACTCAGCAGaccaatttatttattctttaatgCAATGAAAATGTTATATTGCTCTTCTTCACAAAACCCTTTTAATGTCTTGATCAAATGTGATGATGTTACATGTACAGtacttaacaaatgtattagaccacctgaaatctttaaaaaaaataaaaataaaaaaataagttaaaattgttattgttatttatttggcaaataacaaaactgaattcacctttttatatcCAAATTTCAGCCCgcctcactgggcttcttctctgagaagacAGAAATGAATcgagcataacattcaaccactaaaacgaatttttctgttcaaatgattgtgataattatcaatgctgttaatttagtgCAGCTGTTGCATAAACCTCACGTgtgtggtggtctaatacatgtgtttaaaagcatgtgtgtgaaCGATGCAGATGTTTTCAGTTTCAGGATCCTGTCACACATGACCACAACAGTATCTTACAGTAACACGTGATAAGTTTAACATGTCATACatactttttgtttgttcatttttgtgtttctttctgtaGTTTTCTGCTCTGCAGCCAGAAGAGAGAAAATCACTTCTTCTCATATGAACAAATACATGTGTGAAAGTCGATCATGAGAAACCTCAAGTTCTTTATCAGAAAACACAGTTTTAGTTTTAACCTCACACGTTTCAGGTCCAGTTCCTCTTTGCTACACAGGAAAACCTCAGTTTCTCTAAAACAGTTTCTTAACTgccaggtgttttttttttctttctcttcaccCCAGGTCAATGAGATCTCCATCCTCTGCTGTGCGTCGACTCCTCAGCCACTCCCCCTTCGCTCTCCTCACTTCCTGGCCGTAATAGTCATGAAGTTTGCTGAAGTCCTCAAACAGATCCAAACCCACCAAAGGCCACTCGCCGTAAGGTGCTGGTCCGTTGAGAGGTGTGACCAGGGCATTTCTCCTGTGCCACAGTTTGGGGGACTTTTTAGCTGCCACTCTACTGGACATGGAAGGAGCCTGTAAAACACTGCTGGCACTGAAGCTTCGGCCCTGTCTGACCACTGCTGTCGGTCCATGCCCAGAGAAGAACGAGCAGGCCGGGGACGGCTTGAGCAAACTGACCGAGGAGCTGAGATGGGATTCACCAGAGCGTGGGAGCTGTTTCGCCTCTGCAGACAAAATAACAGGACATTATAAATTTACAATTTAGGAGAGTTTACTGGCAgacattgaatatactacccataagtatgtttgtacaaGTGTATGATTCGGTGATTTGTAGCTTTAGAATCAACCTCACAAACCAGCTAGAGCgtgtatttgacattttttagtgGATGTTTATTGCACAAATAGAGAAGAATgaagaagg of Solea solea chromosome 16, fSolSol10.1, whole genome shotgun sequence contains these proteins:
- the pheta2 gene encoding sesquipedalian-1 isoform X2 — protein: MKLHKKILTHYLSCTSPVDKEGYLYKKRERNGTYQRRWFVLKANLLFYQERPADRHLLGVIVLEGCAVRSSQCEDEFAFSLVFEGPGLKTYTFAAVDCQTRESWVKALLSASHCYLSLLVRDLGRQYEEAKQLPRSGESHLSSSVSLLKPSPACSFFSGHGPTAVVRQGRSFSASSVLQAPSMSSRVAAKKSPKLWHRRNALVTPLNGPAPYGEWPLVGLDLFEDFSKLHDYYGQEVRRAKGEWLRSRRTAEDGDLIDLG